ACCTCCTGGGCCAGCCGGGGGTCTTGCCGGTAGAGGGCCTCGGCGCTTTTCTCGGTCATCTCCCGCACCAGGGAGATGAGCCGGATGCTCTCCTCGGTCAGTTTGTTGAGTTCACGTTCCAGGGCTTCGCGCACGGTTGCTCCTTTTGTATAGTCTAGCCAGGTACCAAGCCGCCTTGCCGTGGTTGGGCTGTGCCTTCGGTTTCTGTCCGGACGCCCGGGAAGGTCAGGCCGAAAGCATTTCCCCGGCTCTGCCCCGCCTCCCAAGTACGGCCATAGGCCTCTCCGCCCCAGCTTCTGGCCAGACGGCGCACTAGGGCCAGCCCCAGGCCGCTCCCCCTCACGCTGGCGGCGTGGACGCCGCGGCTGCCGGCCCGGAATAGCCCTTCGTAGTCGGGGAGCGGGTGGCCGTGGTCACGCACCTCGAGCCGCAGGGAAAGACCAGCCCCAGCTTGGGGTAAGACTTCCTCGCTCACCACCTGTATCTCCCCGGGAGGGCCGTACTTGAGGGCGTTTTCCAGCAGGTTCAAAAGCGCCTGATATACCGCGTCGGGGTTGGCCCGCACCGTGTGAGCAACCTCCCAGGTGATCCAAGAGCCCCTTTCCGCCATCTGAGGGGCCAGGAATCGCTCGAGGCGGGGCCGCAGCTCGCCGAGAGGGAAGGTGCGCTCCTGCCCAGGCAGGCGGTTGAGCGGCAGATCTTCGACTAGCCTCGAGAGCCGTTGGGCCTCGTGCCGGATCATCTCCAGGGCCTCTTCGGCTTCGTGCGGGGGCAACCCCTCCAGCAGCGCATCGAGCAGGGAGAGCATCCCCGCCACCGGGGTGCGAAACTCGTGAGCCAGGACCCGGCTGGCCTCCTCGAGGGCCTCCTGGCGGGCTTTTTCTTCGCTTTTATCCCATAGCAGCAAGCAGCCCGCCGGATCGGCCTTGGCCCACAGGGTGTGGCCGCGCACCTCCACCGTAGCCTCCCCGCCCAGGTGGCAAAGCACTTCTAGGCGGTGATCGCGCAAGGCCAGCAGCAAAGAGCGGCCCGTTACCCGCTCGCGCTCCACCCCGAGCATGGCGGCGGCGGCGGGGTTTAGATAGCTGACCCGCCCTTCGCTAAACAGCACCAAGCCCTCGCGGGCTTGTTCCCAGGCCGCCTCTAAAGCCTTGCTCTGCTTGGTGCTGAGCGCATCCATGCCGATGTCTATCATCCTAGCAGGCGCTGGTAAGGGAAGTGCCATGGGAACTTACTCCCTGAAACGGTAGCCGACCCCGCGCAGCGTCTCGAGGAAGCGGGGCAGCTTGGGATCCTCGCGAAGTTTCTCTCGCAGCTGGGCCACGTGCTGGTCCACGGTGCGGGCGGTGCCCATGAACTCTGGCCCCCAGACCCGCTCCAGCAGTTCCTCACGGCTGTAGACCCGGCCGGGGTGACGGGCCAAAAAGGCCAGCAGGTCAAATTCGCGCCGGGTGAGCTCGAGGGGCTGACCGTCCAGGTTGGCTTGGTGGCGCTCGAGGTCCAGGATCAGTCCGCCCCGCTCGATCCGGCCGCTCTTCCCGCTGCGGCGCAATAGGGCCTGGATGCGGGCTAAGAGTTCGGGGGTGGAGAAGGGCTTGCTCAGGTAGTCGTCAGCCCCGCGGGTGAGCCCCTCTACCCGGTCGCCTTCCCCAGCCCGGGCGGTGAGCATCAGCACCGGCAAGCTCTCGTAGCGACCGTCGCGGCGTAAGCGCTCCAGAAGCCGCACCCCTGGCTCGTCAGGCAGCATCCAGTCCAGCACCACCAGATCGGCCTGAGGTAGCCATTCCCAGGCTTCGGTGGCGGTGGCGGCTTCCAGAACCTGGTGTCCGGCCCGGCTCAGGGATAGGCGCAACCCCATCCGTACCGCAGGTTCATCCTCGATCACCAAAAGCTTCGGCATCACGGTTCAGTGTAAGGCCCAGCTTGTCAGGGAAATGTCAGAGAGCGGTGCTTTCCGTTCTGGCTTATGCTATAGCCAGAATGTCGCACGACCCAGCCCACCCTTCCTGCCGATTCGCCCACCTGCACCAGCACACCCAGTTCTCGCTCTTGGACGGGGCGGCGCGCCTCAAAGACCTCATCCAGTGGGTCAAGAAGGTCAGCCCCGAGGAGCCCATGCTGGCCATGACCGACCACGGCAACCTGTTCGGGGCGGTACAGTTCTACAAGTACGCCACCGAGGCCGGGGTCAAACCGATCATCGGCTACGAGGCCTACGTGGCCGCCGAGAGCCGCTTCGACCGCAAGCAGGGCAAGGGGCTCGACGGGGGCTACTTCCACCTCACGCTGCTGGCCAAGGACTTCGAGGGCTACCAGAACCTCTGCCGCTTAGCGAGCCGGGCCTACCTCGAGGGCTTCTACGGCAAACCCCGCATCGACCGCGAGATCCTGCGCGAGCACAACGCGGGCCTCATCGTGCTGTCGGGCTGCCTGGGGGCGGAGATCCCCCAGTTCATCCTGCAAGAGCGCCACGAGGAGGCCGAGCGCCGCCTGCTGGAGTACCTCTCGATCTTCGGGGAGAAACGCTACTTCATCGAGATCCAGGACCACGGCCTCCCCGAGCAGAAGAAGGTCAATCGGGTGCTCAAGGAGTTCGCCGACAAGTACGGCCTGGGCATCGTGGCCACCAACGACGGGCACTACGTGCGCAAAGAGGACGCCGAGGCCCACGCGGTGCTGCTGGCGGTGCAGTCGAAGGCTACCTGGGACGACCCAAACCGCTGGAAGTTCCCCTGCGATGAGTTCTACGTCAAGACCCCCGAGGAGATGCGCTCGGCCCTCGAGGGCCAGCGCGAGCTGTGGGGAGGGCGCTTCGACGAACTGTTCGATAACACGCTCGAGATCGGGCGCATGTGCAACGTCGAACTCGTGCCCAAGAAGGTGCAGTACCGCATTCCCAAGTACCCCCTGCCTGAGGGGCGCACCGAGGTCACGTACTTCCGCGAGCTCACCTTCCGCGGCCTCCTCAAGCGCTACCCCGAGCGGGTCACCGCGGAGCTCTACCGCGAGTTCCTGCGCAAGATCGGCAAGCCCGTACCGCAGGAGGGAGTCGCCATAGGCGATAGCGGCGGGGCAGCCTTGGCCAAGGCGCTGGCCGAGCTCGAGGACCTAGAGTCCACCCGCCGGCACCTCCCCGAACTCAAGGAAGGCATCCAGTGGGGTCCCTGGGAGATCCTCTCCCGCGCCGTCTACGAGCTCACCGTGGTCGAGCGCATGGGCTTTCCCGGTTACCTGCTGATCGTGCAGGATTTCATCAACTGGGCCAAGGACAACGGCATCAGCGTGGGGCCGGGGCGCGGCTCGGCAGCGGGGAGCCTGGTGGCTTATGCCACCGGCATCACCAACATCGACCCGTTGGCCTACGGCCTGCTCTTCGAGCGCTTCTTGAACCCGGCCCGGGTCTCGATGCCCGACATCGACACCGACTTCTCCGACGTGCGCCGGGGTGAGGTCATCGAGTACGTGCGCCGGCGATACGGCGACGAGATGGTGGCCCAGATCGGCACCTTCGGCACCCTGGCCTCCAAGGCCGCCATCAAGGACGCGGCGCGGGTCTTCGGGCTGCCGGTGAAGAAGGCCGACGAGCTGGCCAAGCTCATCCCGGTGGTCTTCGGCAAGCCCACGCCGCTAGAGAGAGCCATCGAGACCATCCCCGACCTCCGGGCCGAGATGGAGAAAGATCCCTTGGTGGCGCGGGTGATGGAGGTAGCGAAGAAGCTCGAGGGCCTGAGCCGCCAGTCCAGCGTGCACGCGGCGGGGGTGGTGATCTCCGACGTGCCCCTTACGGACTACATCCCCCTGATGCGGGCGGGCGACGGCGAGGGCAAGGTCACCCAGTACGACATGAGCTCGGTCGAGGCGCTGGGCTTCCTCAAGATGGACTTTTTGGGCTTGCGCACGCTCTCCTTCCTCGACGAGTGCCGGCGCATCGTCAAGGAATCGAGGGGCATCGACATCGACTACGACACCATCCCCATCGACGACGAGAAGACCTTCGAGCTGTTGGGGCGGGGCGAGACCAAGGGCATCTTCCAGCTCGACTCGGCGGGCATGACCGCCACCGTGCGCGGCCTAAAACCCCGGC
Above is a genomic segment from Meiothermus sp. Pnk-1 containing:
- a CDS encoding response regulator transcription factor, yielding MPKLLVIEDEPAVRMGLRLSLSRAGHQVLEAATATEAWEWLPQADLVVLDWMLPDEPGVRLLERLRRDGRYESLPVLMLTARAGEGDRVEGLTRGADDYLSKPFSTPELLARIQALLRRSGKSGRIERGGLILDLERHQANLDGQPLELTRREFDLLAFLARHPGRVYSREELLERVWGPEFMGTARTVDQHVAQLREKLREDPKLPRFLETLRGVGYRFRE
- a CDS encoding ATP-binding protein, with amino-acid sequence MDALSTKQSKALEAAWEQAREGLVLFSEGRVSYLNPAAAAMLGVERERVTGRSLLLALRDHRLEVLCHLGGEATVEVRGHTLWAKADPAGCLLLWDKSEEKARQEALEEASRVLAHEFRTPVAGMLSLLDALLEGLPPHEAEEALEMIRHEAQRLSRLVEDLPLNRLPGQERTFPLGELRPRLERFLAPQMAERGSWITWEVAHTVRANPDAVYQALLNLLENALKYGPPGEIQVVSEEVLPQAGAGLSLRLEVRDHGHPLPDYEGLFRAGSRGVHAASVRGSGLGLALVRRLARSWGGEAYGRTWEAGQSRGNAFGLTFPGVRTETEGTAQPRQGGLVPG